The Elephas maximus indicus isolate mEleMax1 chromosome 15, mEleMax1 primary haplotype, whole genome shotgun sequence DNA window ATATAATGTCTGTGTTTAATTGTGAGTCATAATCTTTATTATACATGCTAATTTGAAATAGTAATtattgtggattaaaaaaaaaattttattttcatgtgtaatTTTAGCCTTTTCCCATGACTGTTTTTAGAAGAAATGTTGATAGGAGCAAACCTTACTAATTTTAATTACATTTATATTCCATTCTTTTGATTTTGCAAatcataaaatgataaaaattaaaatgaaataatttatataatCCATAAACCTTGTTGAATTATTTCACTTGTATCTTTTTGGCAAGTATCTGATATTTCTGACAATTTAATGCCATTACTGACATTTAggcagttttaatttttttcctttaggttCTACTTGAACTTGCTCCAGCATTTTAATCCATGTAGAATGCATTATTTTGGGGTTTTACATCATTTAGGAACCTCAGGGTTGTAGGGACAGTTGGTGTCTCTTTGAGAGCATCAGAAATGGTTTCTCTTTTTTACTTACCTCGTTGACTTTTGTAATTATTAGGGCTATCTTTTTAACAGCCTGCCTTAAAGTTAAGGATCTTTTTACATATGGAGACCTCTGTGTGTATATCATTTAAATCCTGACCTAGTTACTTTGTTATTCCAAGggttaaaaatttttgtttcctaatTTTCTTTATAGCTTTAAAGCTTAGTAATTCAATGTATATTAAATAGATTATGCTATAAATATACTTTTATCttcatttcatttactttttataATGCTTTTTTGTGTGCTGTAGTGCAAACTTGGATGAGGAAGCACAGGCTGGTACCAGTTCACTACAGGTAATGTTGGATCACCAACCTGTTGCTATTACAGTGGAGGTGAAGCAAGAAGACGTTAAACCACCTCCACCACTGGCTTTAAATTCTCAACAGAGTGATGATACTTTAGAGCAAAGAGAAGAACATGAATTAGTACATGTTATGGAAAGATCTTTGTCGCCATCTCTGTCCTCTGTTGACATGAGAATGACATTGTCTCCATCTTCTATTCCAAGGAGAGATGAATTTTTTCGACAAGAGAGTGGAGAACACTTTAGATCACTTTTAGGGTATGATCCTCAGGTTCTGCAAATGCTGAAAGAGGAGCATCAGATAATcttagaaaatcaaaaaaattTTGGATTATATGTTCAGGAGAAGAGGGATGGATTGAAAAGAAGGCAACAGCTACAGGAAGAACTGCTAAGAGCAAAAATTGAAGTGGAGAGGCTGAAAGCAATTCGCTTACGGCATGGTCTGCCAGAGTATAATGGTCTCTAAAATTTTTTTGAACCTTGCAATTTAATAGTTTTAATTTTTCAGAGTATCCTAAAGCAAAATGCATATTCTTGAAAAATGTTACTTCTATTAATGAAAAACTTTGTTGATGTGAGTTTTTACTAAGTTTTCCTTTGAGATATATTCAAATTTACTTTTTGGTTGACACGGTTATATATTTAATTTGTCttcctctcatttttctttttctaagaagTTTAATTGTTGTCTTTATAAAAAGATTATTTCTCATTAAAATacagcatgttgctgttgttgtgtgcccttgagctgattgctactcatagtgaccctgtaagacagagtcagactgccccatagaatttcctagactgtgatctttatgggagcagaatgccagatcttttctcccacagagtggctggtaggccgacttttagttagcatccaagcacttaaccatcacaccatcatGAGACCTTAAAAATttaacatatacatacacatttacaAGCACATATTCTTTGTATTCTTTGTAAGTTCTAAGTCTCCAGCATTTTAAATTAGAGCTTTGAAAACTAAAGGTTTTTAAGTCAGTCTGATATGAAAGCTGTGCTAACCGAATAACAAGAAGCTTGTCTGTatgactttgattttttttttttttaatatgttttcatCTTTGGAGGAGTAGTCCTAGGATTTTAGAGATGGAAGGTATTTGGAGACCACTTTTTTTCCCGTCTTTTCAATTTAAAGGTAATGAAACTAAGGTCCAGAGAGAAGTCAGTGACTTATAATGGAATAACAAAGCTTTTTATGGCAGAGCAATGACCAGCACTCAGCATTTCTGGCTCTCTGTAATTTTCccccttgctatttttttttttttattattccgtagaggagccctggtggcacagtggttaagaatttggctgctaaccaaaaggtcagcagtttgaatccactaagctggtccttggaaaccctatggggcagttgtactttgtcctgtagggtcgctatgagtcagaatcgactcagtggcagtttggtttggtttttttatcccATAGAGGCAGAAATGCTCCATTCTCtagatttaaaaactaaaaatatttattttattagaatTGCTGTAAAAGATTGTTAGATTTGATCAGGGGAATTCTATCAATTTCCCTaatcttcccttccctttttttgGCCAGCAAAATAAGATACAATATTCTAATGGAGCTtatgtgattttaaaatatgCCTTAATTTAAGTGTCTTATCCTAAAGATTTCTTTCATAGTAAAAATCAGAAtggacaaaattaaaattttgcttaGAATGAAGATTTCCAAAAACATACTATATACGTTTATAATTTATGGTACAATTTGttgcttttatgtttatttttgtaaatagtGCAATTTTGGTATTTgtggaaataaataaaaccttgacTGTTAAAATACACAACTTTATGTTAAATCTTTAGTATGTATATTCCTTAAGGATTTCTATTTTTGTTGGGGCTTCATCGAAAAAGGCTTTTAAGTAGAATTTCAGCAAAGGATCCCTGCTGGTACAACTGTTAAGGCtcagggtttgaacccacctaacggctctgtgagagaaagacctggcaatcgggTCCTattaagatgacagcctaggaaaccctctagAGCgtttctactgtgtcacatgggtttgctatgagttgaaaactgactcgacagtgccTAAAAGCAACAGAATTTCAGCAGTATAGGAAGAAAGGGTGTTTGAAGTCAGagtgaacaatttaaaaaaaggcataGAGATGCGGAAAAGTGGGTCAGGGTGTACAAGCAAAATACAGTGCTCAGTCGGGTGATTTGAGTGTGGAGAATATCAACGAGGGCTGTGGTAACCTAGACATCTCCCCTGTCTAAATAAGGTGTACCTGTTTAGCTCCAGCTGAGTTTTTATATGCAGGAATaagccagaaatctgaattttttGTTAAGTTTTCTAGGTCTTAAATGTTTCAAATTAACATGTTTTCAAAATACTAGATAGACAAAATCTTTGAGTGAGCCTCATTCAGCCAGTGGGCTTCCAGTTTTGTGACCTCTGGACTATAGAAATGTTCTCAAAGTGTAGATCCTGACCAGCAACCTCAGCATCACTTGATAACtgtttagaaatgtaaattctcaggccTCACCCGTTTCATGCAGAATCATAAACTAGGGGTGGGGTTTAGTAATCTGTGTTTTAAACTCTCTCAATGATTCTGGTGCAagataaaatttgagaaccactggaaaaAAGTATTTTGGAATATAGGTTGGTACCTAAATCATACTAGATTCTCAGATTTTTTATTGAAGAGTGAGTGAAGGTGAGTTGAGAGTATAAATTTGAAAGTTGTTTGGTGCCAGATTATGTATTACATTAAATGCTAGTTTTAAAGTCAGATTTAACTGAATGTGCAATGggaaaccattgaaagcttttgATTAGGGGAATGATGTGATTAGAGGCATGGTATAGGAAGAGAGTTAGCAGCACTTGGAGGTGACATTATAGTGAGGAAATTAAATTCAAAATTTAGGTTATGGttatagaagaaaattcaaaggtGAAGTTGACTTTTATGGTACTGTTTTAGCTTGTTGACTGCCTAAttggttaaaggaaaaaaaaaactggcattttatattcttcattagaGTTAAAATTTCTATTATAAAAATGCCTTGAATATGTATTTATCATTTTATCTTCTCTCTTTAATCTGTTATGACTTCTCTTTGAGTCTAATGAATTTTATAATTCTAATTGGAGAAGATGTTTTACAGCATAATTCTATTAAATGCATCTTTACAATAGTGAGCTTTAACTTGAAAGCAAATTATTGTACGAAATGTACTTCATATTACAGTCTCAGCATGCTGCTATGAATTGATAATGTTCATTTTGAATGTTGACTTTGTATAGCTAAGTCAATTTTTCCAACTGTGTTCTATGGAACATGAATTCTGTGAGATATTTCTAGGGAAGAGTTTTGTGTTCAAAAAAGTACATCTGTTTTTGGTAactaagttctaaaatcaggataaaaaaaaaggatggaaggtAAAAATTATGTATGAACAAAATTGCCTTTGAAAATCCTCTTCCCCACAAAATAATGCAAACATAGTCTGCTACAGTCATATTCTTCTCTAGTATTGTTCAAGATTGTTGTTTCTTTGGTTGTATTAGGTGACATAATTCACTAGCATTTAGGGGCTGTATAGAGTTTTTGAATATTTatgccatatttatgcctattcccaagaaaggtgatccaaccgaatgtggaaattatagaacaatatcattaatatcacaggcaagcaaaattttgctgaagatcatttaaaaatggctgtagaactgccagaaattcaggccggtttcagaagaggatgtggaaccagagatatcattgcttatgtcagatggatcctggctgaaagcagagaataccagaaggatgtttacctgtgttttattgactatgcaaaggcattcgattgtgtggatcgtaacaaattatggataacattatgaagaatgggaatttcagaacacttaattgtgctcatgaggaacctttacataggtcaagaggcagttgttcggacagaacaaggggatactgattggtttaaagtcatgaaaggtgtgctccagggttgtattctttcaccatacctattcagtctgtgtgctgaacaaataatctgagaagctggagtatatgaagaagaatggggcatcaggattggaggaagactcattaacaagctgtattatgcagatgacacaaccttccttgctgaaagtgaagaggacttgaagcacttacaatgaagatcaaagaccagaaccttcagtatggattgcacctccacataaagaaaacaaaaatcctcacaactggaccaatgagcaacttcatgataaacagaaaagattgaagttgtcaaggatttcattttacttggatccataatcaacagccatggaagcagcagtcaggaaatcaaaagacccattgcattgggtaaatctgctgcaaaggacctctttaaagtgttgaagaacaaggatgtcaccttgaagactaaggtgtgccttacccaagccatggtattttcagtcacatcatatgcatgtgaaagctggacaatgaataaggaagactgaagaagagttgacgcctttgaattgtagtgttgccgaagaatataaaatataccatggactgccaaaagaacgaacaaatctggcttggaagaagtgtggccagaatgctccttggaagcaaggatggcgagactgcgtcttacatactttggacatgttgtcaggagggatcagtctctggagaaggacaccatgcttggcaaagtagagggtcagcggaaaagaggaagacccttgacgaggtggattgatacagtggctgcaacaatgagctcaagcataacaatgattttgaggatggctcaggaccgggcagcgtttcgttctgttgtggatagggtcgctatgagtcggaaccgactcgacggcacctaacaacaacaacatagaatttttaaaaaacttacttttgtgtgtttttaaacaCCAGAATGACACTCATTGAAGTGAATTTACAACAGCATATGATTCTGCTTCATTGTAGAATTCTTTCTCCTCTCCAGCATTCCATTATATAGATGTACAGTTGATGAGAATTTCTGCATAAAGAAAACTACTTATTTGACAGTAGATCCCTTTTTGGAGGCAGTATTTAATTATCATCCTGCAGAGTATCTTTTAGAGTATCTTAGAGAAATTCTGAGCtaaagcttttttcttttatttttgatattGAGACTTGAGTTTGGGAAATACTTAGCAAGCCCACATTAGCAGTTCTTGTTGAGGACAGGTTTCACTAAATGGAGTGTACAGGGGAAAATCGTGCTAGTAGTAGTCGAATACACTGAAGGCACCAGACAGCTTACAAACCATAGAGAACCATCTGGGGCTATGAGCTTTACCTATAAAATGCAATGCTGGGAATACATAGAGAAGAgcgattttactttttaaaatgtagactTGATTCTCTAGAAAtgcaaaaaatttgaaaagactATTTCATCCAATGTATTGGTCCTTTAGATAGTGGATAGGCTATTTTTGCCACCTTTTTGTTTTCCCTGTATACATGTAAGCTTAAATGGATACATTGTTATAACTTGTCATATTCTAAACTAAATATGTTAAA harbors:
- the FSBP gene encoding fibrinogen silencer-binding protein, which translates into the protein MVGKARSSNFTLSEKLDLLKLVKPYVKILEQHTNKHSVIVEKNRCWDIIAVNYNAIGVDRPPRTAQGLRTLYKRLKECAKQELLQQKETQSDFKSNISEPTKKVMEMIPQISSFCLVRDRNHIQSANLDEEAQAGTSSLQVMLDHQPVAITVEVKQEDVKPPPPLALNSQQSDDTLEQREEHELVHVMERSLSPSLSSVDMRMTLSPSSIPRRDEFFRQESGEHFRSLLGYDPQVLQMLKEEHQIILENQKNFGLYVQEKRDGLKRRQQLQEELLRAKIEVERLKAIRLRHGLPEYNGL